Proteins encoded by one window of uncultured Bacteroides sp.:
- a CDS encoding DUF3332 domain-containing protein, with protein MKRSKMSIAFAMILSGSIMFSSCVGSFTLFNKLVSWNQNVSDKFVNEVVFLALNIVPVYGVCYLADAVVINSIEFWTGSNPMAKVGDVKKVKGENGNYTVERLKSGYSITKDGKSMELLFNEESQTWSVVSEGVTKDLMKMKKDGTVQLYLPNGGSMNVTLDAQGLVAARQATMSNAYFAAR; from the coding sequence ATGAAAAGAAGTAAAATGTCAATTGCTTTTGCTATGATTCTTAGCGGAAGCATAATGTTTAGTTCATGTGTTGGCTCTTTTACCTTATTTAACAAGTTGGTATCATGGAATCAAAATGTAAGTGATAAGTTTGTTAATGAAGTGGTATTTCTTGCTTTAAATATAGTACCGGTATATGGAGTATGTTATTTGGCAGATGCTGTAGTTATAAACTCTATTGAATTCTGGACTGGCTCTAATCCAATGGCAAAAGTCGGTGACGTCAAAAAGGTGAAAGGTGAAAATGGTAATTATACAGTTGAAAGACTAAAGAGTGGCTACTCCATCACAAAAGATGGAAAGAGCATGGAATTATTATTCAATGAAGAATCTCAAACCTGGAGTGTTGTTTCAGAGGGTGTTACTAAAGACTTGATGAAAATGAAAAAAGATGGGACTGTTCAGTTATATTTGCCTAATGGAGGTTCTATGAATGTAACTCTTGATGCACAAGGATTAGTTGCTGCCCGTCAGGCAACAATGAGCAATGCATACTTCGCTGCAAGATAA
- a CDS encoding glycosyltransferase family 4 protein, translated as MKIVVVGTRGIPHIQGGIETRCEELYPRLVKLGYDVTVVRRSPYVSSLNKISEYKGVKLHDIYVPKKKSIEAILHTFLSICYAKKVHADILHIHAVGPSLLIPFARLLGLKVVMTHHGPDYDRKKWGNFAKLILKMGERIGVRYSNQVIVISEVINNILKTKYNYNRANIIYNGVNIAQKSSQKDYIKSLGIEDGKYIFTLGRFVQEKGFDGLIKSFLKANIAGYKLVIAGDSDHEDEYSLKLKQLATEHNIVLTGFIKGEKLNQLFTNARLFILPSFHEGLPISLLEAMSYNLDVLVSDIPANIEIKLHKNNYFKCGNWDDLCSKLTQKLTTCAPSIQYNLKLYNWDHIAEQVKYVYQLIVK; from the coding sequence ATGAAAATAGTAGTTGTTGGAACTCGTGGCATACCTCACATTCAAGGTGGAATTGAGACTCGCTGTGAGGAACTTTATCCACGACTTGTAAAATTAGGATATGATGTAACAGTTGTAAGACGTTCACCATATGTTTCTTCATTAAATAAAATTTCAGAATATAAAGGAGTTAAGCTACATGATATTTATGTGCCAAAAAAAAAGAGTATAGAAGCTATTTTACACACTTTCTTATCTATTTGTTATGCAAAAAAGGTACATGCTGATATTCTCCACATTCATGCTGTTGGGCCTTCTTTACTTATTCCATTTGCTAGACTACTTGGTTTAAAAGTTGTCATGACTCATCATGGGCCGGATTATGACCGCAAAAAATGGGGAAATTTTGCAAAATTAATTTTAAAAATGGGAGAAAGAATAGGAGTAAGATATTCGAATCAAGTAATTGTTATTTCTGAAGTGATTAATAACATTCTCAAAACAAAATATAATTATAATAGAGCAAATATTATCTATAACGGGGTAAATATTGCTCAAAAATCTTCTCAAAAAGACTATATTAAAAGCTTAGGTATAGAGGATGGAAAATATATTTTTACGTTGGGGCGATTTGTTCAAGAAAAAGGTTTCGATGGTCTGATTAAATCATTTCTTAAAGCAAATATAGCTGGATATAAATTAGTTATAGCAGGTGACTCTGATCATGAAGATGAATATTCATTGAAATTAAAACAACTTGCAACAGAGCATAATATTGTCCTTACAGGATTTATAAAAGGAGAAAAGCTTAATCAGCTTTTTACAAATGCAAGATTGTTTATTCTTCCTTCTTTCCATGAAGGATTACCAATTTCTTTACTTGAAGCCATGAGTTATAATTTAGATGTATTAGTAAGCGATATTCCAGCAAATATTGAAATAAAATTGCATAAAAACAATTATTTTAAATGTGGTAATTGGGATGATCTCTGTTCTAAATTAACACAGAAGCTGACTACTTGTGCTCCTTCAATACAATATAATCTGAAATTATATAATTGGGATCATATTGCAGAACAGGTAAAATATGTCTATCAATTAATTGTAAAATAA
- a CDS encoding capsule assembly Wzi family protein, protein MVAQSSYKSFAEFGTTIHVGDNTPLWQISNQHGLSSLENSAYLRGGTIYSDTCKHWKFEAGLDLAVATGFTSTFILQQAYADIHYKWMGLSIGSKELNSELLNQQLSSGGLTWSGNARPIPQIKAGILDYVRIAPWAQVKAEMSFGKWTDNNYQKEKVGPNYWYTKDILYHHKSFFFRLGKPISHWQFDLGMSLDAQFGGYKLGGMDAGNLGNSLNDFWRIFIPQGGRDSGPEGQKYFEGNLMGSEHLKLTYKQNDYHISAYLENYYDDFSGMGKQNGLDGLWGIEYKSRNKQAINGLVLEYYQTTNQSGPLHGLDNSIVSKTGGADDYYNSYWYPGWVHWGMAMANPLIPSPIYNTDGNMTFKYNRVKAVHIGWSGDIFDDFSYRAKISYNKTWGTPYEPIPEILENFSTFAEINYYPKKLSGWNLSLSGAFDTGNIYGDNLGLQFKVRKHF, encoded by the coding sequence ATGGTTGCACAATCATCATACAAATCATTCGCTGAATTTGGAACAACGATTCATGTAGGCGATAACACACCACTGTGGCAAATTAGTAATCAGCACGGGCTTTCTTCACTAGAAAATAGTGCATATTTGCGTGGCGGAACAATCTATTCCGATACTTGCAAACATTGGAAATTTGAAGCTGGACTAGATTTAGCAGTAGCTACTGGATTTACTTCAACATTTATTTTGCAACAAGCATATGCAGACATTCATTATAAGTGGATGGGATTATCAATAGGTAGTAAAGAACTAAATTCTGAATTATTAAACCAACAGTTGAGTAGTGGAGGATTAACGTGGAGCGGAAATGCCAGACCTATTCCTCAAATTAAAGCAGGCATTTTAGATTATGTAAGAATAGCTCCTTGGGCTCAGGTAAAGGCAGAAATGTCTTTTGGGAAATGGACAGACAATAATTATCAAAAAGAAAAAGTAGGTCCTAATTATTGGTACACTAAAGATATCCTCTATCATCATAAAAGTTTCTTTTTCCGGTTAGGTAAACCTATTTCTCACTGGCAGTTTGACTTAGGAATGAGCTTGGATGCTCAGTTTGGTGGATACAAATTGGGTGGAATGGATGCTGGGAATCTAGGAAATTCATTAAATGATTTTTGGCGTATATTTATCCCTCAAGGGGGTAGAGACTCAGGTCCGGAAGGACAAAAATATTTCGAAGGTAATTTAATGGGCAGTGAGCATTTAAAACTAACTTATAAACAAAACGATTATCACATAAGTGCATATCTAGAAAATTATTATGATGATTTCTCTGGCATGGGAAAGCAGAATGGTTTGGACGGATTATGGGGAATTGAATATAAATCAAGAAATAAGCAAGCCATAAATGGATTGGTTCTAGAATATTATCAGACTACAAATCAAAGTGGGCCACTACACGGCTTAGATAATTCTATAGTGAGCAAAACCGGTGGAGCCGATGATTATTATAATAGTTACTGGTATCCTGGGTGGGTACATTGGGGAATGGCAATGGCTAATCCGCTTATTCCATCGCCAATTTATAATACAGATGGGAATATGACATTCAAATATAACAGGGTAAAAGCTGTTCATATAGGATGGAGCGGAGATATTTTTGATGATTTTTCATATAGGGCTAAAATTTCTTATAACAAAACTTGGGGAACTCCTTATGAACCAATACCTGAAATATTGGAGAATTTTTCTACATTTGCAGAAATTAATTATTATCCCAAAAAACTTAGTGGATGGAATCTATCACTTTCCGGTGCCTTTGATACCGGAAATATATATGGAGACAATCTGGGATTACAATTTAAAGTTAGAAAACATTTTTAA
- a CDS encoding RNA methyltransferase, giving the protein MISKNKIKYIHSLELKKNRKEENVFVAEGHKLVGDLLDNFNCKYLAATEEWWNEHPSAQADETAIVTQEELSKASFLKTPQSVLAVFQQNIVTVNSSVIRDSLCLALDDIQDPGNLGTIIRLADWFGIEHIFCSPNTVDVYNPKVVQATMGGIARVKLHYCSLPELISQLGDIPVYGTFLNGENMYSKELSSFGLIVMGNEGNGICPEVEKLINNRLYIPNYPQDRVTSESLNVAIATSVVCAEFRRRML; this is encoded by the coding sequence ATGATCAGCAAGAATAAAATAAAATATATTCATTCGTTAGAATTAAAGAAGAATCGTAAAGAAGAAAATGTTTTTGTAGCTGAGGGGCATAAACTTGTAGGTGATTTATTAGACAATTTCAACTGTAAATACCTGGCTGCTACTGAAGAATGGTGGAACGAGCATCCTTCTGCTCAGGCTGATGAAACAGCTATTGTAACGCAAGAAGAGTTATCGAAAGCTAGTTTCCTGAAAACACCACAAAGTGTACTGGCAGTATTCCAACAGAACATTGTTACAGTAAATTCATCGGTTATTCGTGATTCTCTTTGTCTGGCACTTGATGATATACAAGATCCTGGTAATTTAGGAACCATTATCCGATTGGCCGACTGGTTTGGTATTGAACATATATTCTGCTCTCCTAATACTGTTGATGTGTATAATCCTAAAGTAGTTCAGGCTACTATGGGAGGTATTGCCCGCGTAAAACTCCATTATTGCTCATTGCCAGAGCTGATTAGCCAATTGGGCGATATACCTGTTTACGGAACATTTCTGAATGGAGAGAATATGTACTCAAAAGAACTCTCTTCTTTTGGACTTATTGTTATGGGAAATGAGGGCAATGGCATTTGTCCGGAAGTGGAGAAGTTAATTAATAACAGGTTGTATATTCCTAATTACCCGCAGGATAGGGTTACTTCAGAATCTCTCAATGTTGCGATTGCAACTTCTGTGGTATGCGCTGAGTTCAGACGCCGAATGCTTTAA
- a CDS encoding DUF4738 domain-containing protein, whose amino-acid sequence MKNYAVLLLLLVALFSCKGRHKEASDDAAEDLKAKKMLQGIWLDDESDEILFKVQGDTIYYPDAENASVPFKIRKDTFYTYGKEISRYKIDRQEGHLFWFHSLSDNIVKLHKSEDDSDSLFMMGHRSTEVIPTYSEVTKRDSVVMYNGKRYRAYVYVNPSKKKVVKTSYSDDGISIDNVYYDNVMHICVYEGRKMIYGHDITKDMFSDVIPDEFLKNSILSDMEFYGVGKVGFRYQATVCIPESSVCNLVNLIVSFDGKLTMKIAQ is encoded by the coding sequence ATGAAAAACTATGCCGTACTTTTACTCCTTCTTGTTGCCCTCTTTTCTTGTAAAGGACGACATAAAGAGGCTTCGGATGATGCCGCGGAGGACTTGAAAGCAAAAAAAATGCTTCAAGGTATATGGCTGGATGATGAAAGCGATGAAATCCTTTTTAAAGTTCAAGGTGATACTATTTATTATCCCGACGCAGAAAATGCATCAGTTCCATTTAAGATTAGAAAAGATACATTCTATACTTATGGAAAAGAAATATCCCGTTATAAGATAGATAGACAAGAGGGGCATCTTTTTTGGTTTCATTCACTATCAGATAATATAGTAAAACTACATAAATCTGAAGATGACTCTGATTCTCTGTTTATGATGGGGCACAGAAGCACTGAAGTTATTCCAACATATTCAGAAGTAACTAAGCGCGATTCTGTAGTGATGTACAATGGAAAACGTTACCGAGCTTACGTGTATGTTAATCCATCAAAGAAAAAGGTAGTGAAAACATCATATTCCGATGACGGCATTAGTATAGACAATGTTTATTATGATAATGTAATGCACATTTGTGTGTATGAAGGACGTAAAATGATTTACGGTCATGATATTACAAAAGATATGTTTTCGGATGTTATACCTGATGAGTTTTTGAAGAACTCTATTTTATCCGACATGGAATTCTATGGAGTTGGAAAAGTTGGATTCCGTTATCAGGCAACAGTCTGCATACCCGAAAGTTCTGTATGCAATTTAGTTAATCTGATTGTTAGCTTCGATGGAAAACTTACTATGAAGATTGCTCAATAA
- a CDS encoding DUF4878 domain-containing protein, translating to MKKTHRFFLLLLIPLFVACSHTPQKEAEKVAVNFSKAMYNLNFDDAKKYCTPDASKILSFIASNIKEEDLKLLKKSGDVDVSVVESTLNSGDSTATVNLKISNYIQINIMSGKSTIEKEKEERVDLVKVKDKWLVDLHK from the coding sequence ATGAAAAAAACACATAGATTCTTTTTGCTACTATTAATTCCTCTTTTTGTAGCATGCAGCCATACACCACAAAAGGAAGCTGAGAAGGTTGCGGTAAACTTTTCAAAAGCGATGTATAACCTTAATTTCGATGACGCAAAAAAGTATTGCACCCCTGACGCGTCTAAAATTCTTTCTTTCATTGCTTCTAATATTAAAGAAGAAGATTTGAAATTATTAAAGAAATCTGGCGATGTAGATGTTTCAGTGGTTGAAAGTACTTTGAATTCGGGAGATTCCACAGCAACTGTAAATCTGAAGATTTCCAATTACATTCAGATTAACATAATGAGTGGTAAGTCTACTATAGAAAAAGAAAAAGAAGAAAGGGTTGATTTGGTGAAAGTGAAAGATAAATGGCTCGTGGATCTGCACAAATAA
- a CDS encoding sugar MFS transporter, which translates to MKTSKSIFSAPNGKSYLIPFILVTSLFLLWGFAHGLLDVLNKHFQGTFHMSKAESGLVQFSTYIAYFVMAIPAGIFMKKYGYKWGIILGLFLFALGAFAFIPASFVHSAVPFLIALFVIACGLCFLETAANPYSTVLGPQESSAQRLNLSQSFNGLGWVLGPLVGGALIFGADEKDSLAPTLPYILVGSVVVVVAILFLLVKLPDIQEKNEEGREDISVTSTNKRSIWKHRHFVLAVVAQFLYCAAQTGIFAFFINYVMELDSHLTKQTASQMLSLGGMASLMIGRLSGSFIMKWAAPNKLLALYAFINAACMVLVMMSLDGISLAALYCSFFFMSIMFPTIFALGLRDMGTLTKKASSFIVMGVAGGAFSPILMGYIGESNMAIGFVVPFISFVYILFYAIKGYKL; encoded by the coding sequence ATGAAAACTAGCAAATCAATATTTAGTGCTCCTAATGGAAAATCGTATTTAATTCCTTTTATACTTGTTACCAGTTTATTTTTATTATGGGGATTTGCCCACGGTTTGCTTGATGTATTAAATAAACATTTTCAAGGAACATTTCACATGAGCAAAGCTGAGTCTGGATTAGTTCAGTTTTCTACATATATTGCTTATTTCGTAATGGCAATACCTGCCGGAATATTTATGAAAAAATATGGATATAAATGGGGGATAATTCTTGGGTTGTTTCTTTTTGCTCTTGGAGCTTTCGCATTTATACCTGCTTCTTTTGTGCATTCAGCTGTACCTTTCTTAATTGCACTTTTTGTTATTGCTTGCGGACTTTGTTTCCTGGAAACAGCAGCAAACCCCTATTCTACTGTTTTAGGGCCGCAGGAATCATCTGCTCAAAGACTTAATTTATCTCAATCTTTTAATGGACTAGGTTGGGTACTTGGCCCATTAGTAGGTGGAGCACTAATTTTTGGTGCTGATGAAAAAGATAGTTTAGCTCCTACTTTACCGTATATTTTAGTTGGATCAGTAGTGGTGGTTGTTGCTATACTTTTTTTATTGGTAAAATTGCCTGATATTCAAGAGAAAAATGAAGAAGGAAGAGAAGACATAAGTGTTACTTCAACTAATAAACGTTCAATATGGAAGCATCGGCATTTTGTGTTGGCTGTTGTTGCACAGTTTTTATATTGTGCTGCACAAACTGGAATTTTTGCTTTCTTTATTAATTATGTTATGGAGCTTGATTCACATCTCACAAAGCAAACGGCCTCACAGATGTTATCACTTGGAGGAATGGCATCATTAATGATTGGCAGATTATCTGGAAGTTTCATTATGAAATGGGCAGCGCCAAATAAATTACTTGCTTTATATGCTTTTATTAATGCAGCTTGCATGGTTTTGGTGATGATGTCACTGGATGGAATATCACTAGCTGCACTATATTGTTCTTTCTTTTTTATGTCAATTATGTTTCCTACAATTTTTGCTCTTGGATTAAGAGACATGGGAACCTTAACAAAAAAGGCTTCTTCATTTATTGTTATGGGCGTTGCAGGAGGTGCTTTCAGCCCTATTTTGATGGGATATATTGGTGAATCTAATATGGCTATTGGTTTTGTTGTACCATTTATCAGTTTTGTGTATATTCTTTTTTATGCAATTAAAGGTTATAAACTATAA
- the rfbC gene encoding dTDP-4-dehydrorhamnose 3,5-epimerase — protein MNYIQTEINGVWVIEPKVFADDRGYFMEAFKKEEFEKHIGVVDFIQDNESKSCFGVLRGLHYQKGDHSQAKLVRVIKGKVLDVALDLRQSSPTYGKHVSVELSEDNKRQFFIPRGFAHGFLVMSDEAIFTYKVDNTYAPQSEASIIYNDKDININWPVAEEQIIMSEKDRQAVSFKDAVAYK, from the coding sequence ATGAATTATATACAAACAGAGATTAATGGAGTTTGGGTTATTGAGCCTAAAGTTTTTGCCGATGATCGAGGTTATTTCATGGAAGCCTTTAAAAAAGAAGAATTTGAAAAACATATAGGAGTCGTAGATTTTATTCAGGACAATGAATCAAAATCCTGTTTTGGAGTTCTTCGGGGGTTACACTATCAGAAGGGAGACCATAGTCAGGCAAAACTAGTTAGAGTTATAAAAGGCAAAGTACTTGATGTGGCTTTAGATTTGCGCCAATCATCTCCAACCTATGGTAAGCACGTTAGTGTGGAACTTAGTGAAGACAATAAACGCCAGTTTTTTATTCCCAGAGGATTTGCTCATGGTTTCCTGGTAATGAGCGACGAAGCAATTTTTACTTATAAAGTCGATAATACATATGCTCCACAATCTGAAGCATCCATAATTTACAACGATAAAGATATTAATATAAACTGGCCGGTTGCAGAAGAGCAGATTATAATGTCAGAAAAAGACCGTCAGGCAGTTAGTTTTAAAGATGCTGTAGCATATAAATAA
- a CDS encoding UDP-glucose/GDP-mannose dehydrogenase family protein — translation MKIAIVGTGYVGLVTGTCFAETGVNVTCVDVNHKKIENLKNGIIPIYEPGLDEMVTRNLKEGRLNFTTSLESCLDDVEVVFSAVGTPPDEDGSADLRYVLEVARTIGKNMNKYVLVVTKSTVPVGTAKKVRAAIQEELDKRRVHIEFDVASNPEFLKEGNAINDFMSPDRVVVGVESERAKEVMTKLYKPFLLNNFRVIFMDIPSAEMTKYAANSMLATRISFMNDIANLCELVGADVNMVRSGIGSDTRIGRKFLYAGCGYGGSCFPKDVKALVKTAEKNGYTMRVLKAVEEVNQLQKSILFNKLIKHFNGDLEGKTIALWGLAFKPETDDMREAPALVLIDLLLKAGCKVRVYDPAAMTEAKRRVGDCVYYAQDMYDALLDADALLMVTEWKQFRLPRWGVIKKAMRTPVVIDGRNIYDKEELKAIDVTYYCIGK, via the coding sequence ATGAAAATAGCGATTGTAGGAACCGGATATGTTGGTTTAGTGACTGGAACATGTTTTGCTGAAACTGGCGTTAACGTTACTTGTGTAGATGTTAACCATAAAAAAATTGAAAATTTAAAAAATGGAATAATTCCCATTTATGAACCAGGCCTTGATGAAATGGTAACTCGTAACCTAAAAGAAGGACGTTTAAATTTTACTACTTCTCTGGAAAGCTGCCTTGATGATGTTGAGGTAGTATTTAGTGCTGTAGGAACTCCTCCAGATGAAGATGGAAGTGCCGACCTTCGTTATGTTCTTGAAGTAGCCAGAACTATTGGGAAAAACATGAATAAGTATGTTTTAGTGGTTACAAAAAGCACTGTTCCAGTTGGTACAGCAAAAAAAGTAAGAGCTGCCATTCAGGAAGAATTAGATAAACGAAGAGTGCATATTGAATTTGATGTAGCTTCTAATCCCGAATTTCTCAAAGAAGGGAATGCTATTAACGACTTTATGAGTCCGGATAGGGTAGTTGTTGGTGTGGAATCCGAACGTGCCAAAGAAGTGATGACAAAACTCTACAAACCATTTTTACTGAATAATTTCAGAGTGATATTTATGGATATCCCATCAGCTGAAATGACTAAATATGCTGCAAATTCAATGCTGGCCACCCGAATCAGCTTTATGAATGACATTGCAAATCTTTGCGAATTAGTTGGAGCAGATGTGAATATGGTTCGCAGTGGCATCGGGTCTGATACCCGTATTGGACGTAAGTTCCTTTATGCAGGATGCGGATACGGAGGATCATGTTTCCCTAAAGATGTAAAAGCGTTAGTCAAGACCGCTGAAAAAAATGGATACACTATGCGTGTGTTAAAAGCAGTAGAAGAGGTTAATCAATTGCAGAAAAGTATACTTTTTAACAAACTAATTAAACATTTTAACGGAGATTTAGAAGGAAAAACTATAGCTTTGTGGGGGTTAGCTTTTAAGCCTGAAACAGATGATATGCGCGAGGCACCTGCATTAGTATTAATTGATTTACTTCTTAAAGCCGGATGCAAAGTACGCGTATATGATCCTGCAGCTATGACTGAAGCAAAAAGAAGAGTAGGCGATTGTGTGTATTATGCACAAGATATGTATGATGCTTTACTCGATGCAGATGCTTTATTAATGGTTACAGAATGGAAACAGTTTCGTTTGCCTAGATGGGGTGTTATTAAGAAAGCAATGCGTACTCCTGTAGTTATTGATGGAAGAAATATATACGATAAAGAAGAGTTGAAAGCAATAGATGTTACATACTATTGCATTGGAAAATAA
- a CDS encoding BamA/TamA family outer membrane protein produces MKRNSQIYIFSVALLALASCSLTKYVPNGSYLLDEVKIVSAQQEVKPAPFRNYVRQNPNSKWFSLIKVPLYTYNLSGRDTSKWINRMWRRLGDEPVIYDEALDLRSQQEIKKALNNQGYMSASVKSKKEISKKKLKLTYTITPGKPYIIRNLKLDIRDRVIGAILEKDSSRTKLNKGMMFDINTLDAERQRIVELLVNRGYYKFNKEYITYTADTVRNTYQADLTMHLLLYKASPTDEPKNHNQYRINKVSFITDYDILQSSALSSIEINDSIHYKEYPIYYKDKLYLRPNVLANNTFIRPGHLYAERSVQNTYSSFGRLSALKYTNIRFLETQVADSAKLDCYVLLTKSKHKSVAFELEGTNSAGDLGAAASVSFQHRNLFKGSESLMIKLRGAYEAISGLQGAYGNNDNYTEYGAETSINFPVFLFPLLSDNFTRGIRATTEFGLQYSYQLRPEFSRTIASTSWSYKWTQRRQKVQHRIDLLDISYIYLPWISQKFKDDYLNNANSIFKYNYDNHLIVRSGYSYYYNSIGGTILNNTAASNSYSVRVNFESAGNVLYGISKLINQQKTSNGDYSILNIAYAQYLKGDFDFAKNIEMDKRNSFAFHAAFGAAYPYGNTTVLPLEKRYFSGGANSVRGWSVRSLGPGSYKGDNNTINYLTQSGDIKLDLSVEYRSKLFWKLQGAAFVDAGNIWTIRNYENQPGGAFRLNSFYKEIAFAYGLGLRFDFDYFVLRFDGGMKAINPAYPSGKEHYPILNPDFSRDFAFHFAVGYPF; encoded by the coding sequence ATGAAAAGAAACTCCCAGATCTATATATTTTCCGTTGCATTATTAGCGCTTGCTTCTTGCTCTTTAACTAAGTATGTGCCCAATGGTTCATACTTGCTTGATGAAGTAAAGATTGTTTCTGCACAGCAGGAAGTAAAACCAGCTCCATTTAGAAATTATGTTCGCCAGAATCCAAATTCAAAATGGTTTAGTTTGATTAAAGTTCCTCTTTACACATACAATCTTTCTGGAAGAGATACATCTAAATGGATTAACAGAATGTGGCGCAGGTTAGGAGATGAGCCAGTTATTTATGACGAAGCACTTGATCTAAGATCTCAGCAAGAGATTAAGAAAGCACTAAATAACCAAGGATATATGAGCGCATCAGTGAAATCTAAAAAAGAGATTTCAAAGAAAAAGCTTAAGTTAACCTACACAATCACCCCAGGCAAACCATATATTATAAGAAACTTAAAATTAGACATCAGAGATAGAGTAATTGGTGCTATTCTTGAAAAAGATTCATCACGGACAAAACTTAATAAAGGAATGATGTTCGATATCAACACATTGGATGCCGAACGTCAGCGAATTGTTGAATTACTGGTTAATCGAGGATATTATAAATTCAATAAAGAATATATTACCTACACAGCCGATACTGTTCGTAATACCTATCAGGCAGACTTAACCATGCATTTGCTACTTTACAAAGCAAGTCCAACAGATGAACCAAAGAATCACAACCAATATAGAATTAATAAAGTAAGCTTTATCACTGATTATGACATTCTTCAATCTTCAGCTTTAAGCAGCATAGAAATTAATGATTCCATCCATTATAAAGAATATCCTATTTATTATAAAGACAAACTATATCTTCGCCCTAATGTACTAGCTAATAACACCTTTATTCGCCCCGGACATTTATATGCAGAACGCTCGGTTCAGAATACTTATTCTTCTTTTGGACGATTATCAGCATTAAAGTACACTAATATTCGTTTTCTTGAAACTCAAGTTGCAGACAGTGCAAAGCTGGATTGCTACGTATTACTGACAAAAAGCAAACATAAATCTGTGGCATTTGAATTGGAAGGAACTAATTCTGCAGGAGATTTAGGGGCAGCAGCTTCTGTTTCTTTTCAACACAGGAATCTTTTTAAAGGTTCAGAATCTCTTATGATAAAACTCCGTGGTGCTTATGAAGCAATATCCGGACTGCAAGGAGCTTATGGAAATAATGATAACTATACAGAATACGGTGCTGAAACGAGCATTAATTTTCCTGTATTCTTATTTCCGCTTCTTTCTGATAACTTCACTCGTGGCATCCGTGCAACAACAGAGTTTGGATTGCAATACAGCTATCAGCTACGACCCGAATTCTCACGCACCATTGCTTCTACATCTTGGAGTTACAAATGGACACAACGCAGACAGAAAGTTCAGCATCGTATTGACCTATTGGATATAAGCTACATTTACTTACCTTGGATATCTCAAAAGTTTAAGGACGATTATCTCAATAATGCCAATTCCATCTTTAAGTACAACTATGACAACCACCTTATTGTGCGTAGCGGATATAGCTACTATTACAATAGTATAGGTGGAACCATATTAAACAATACAGCTGCTTCCAATTCATATTCCGTTCGTGTTAATTTTGAATCAGCAGGAAATGTATTGTATGGTATCTCGAAACTAATTAATCAGCAAAAAACAAGCAATGGAGATTATTCAATCTTAAACATAGCTTACGCACAGTACCTAAAAGGAGATTTTGACTTTGCAAAAAATATAGAAATGGATAAAAGAAACTCTTTTGCTTTTCATGCAGCATTTGGGGCAGCATATCCTTATGGAAATACAACTGTACTTCCTCTTGAAAAAAGATATTTCTCAGGAGGAGCAAATAGTGTACGCGGCTGGTCGGTAAGATCACTTGGCCCTGGAAGCTATAAGGGCGATAATAACACAATCAATTATCTAACTCAGTCGGGTGACATTAAGCTAGACCTGAGCGTAGAATACCGCAGCAAATTGTTTTGGAAGCTTCAGGGAGCCGCATTTGTTGATGCTGGTAATATATGGACCATTCGTAATTATGAAAACCAACCAGGTGGTGCTTTTCGTTTAAATAGTTTTTATAAAGAAATTGCATTTGCTTATGGATTAGGATTACGCTTTGATTTCGACTACTTTGTTCTTCGTTTCGATGGAGGTATGAAAGCTATAAATCCAGCATACCCATCTGGGAAAGAACATTATCCAATTCTAAATCCTGATTTTAGTCGTGATTTTGCATTTCATTTTGCTGTAGGTTATCCATTCTAA